From Cyprinus carpio isolate SPL01 chromosome A7, ASM1834038v1, whole genome shotgun sequence, a single genomic window includes:
- the LOC109060600 gene encoding eukaryotic translation initiation factor 4 gamma 2-like, with protein MLGNIKFIGELGKLDLIHESILHKCIKTLLEKKKRVQLKDMGEDLECLCQIMRTVGPRLDHEKAKSLMDQYYGRMRSLMNNKDLPARIRFLLQDTVELRENNWVPRKAFIDNGPKTINQIRQDAVKDLGVFIPPMSQGIRTDFFQESPFLPARIKPDRETLGGLADMFGQMPGSGIGTGPGVIQDRYSPTMGRRTNPLFNGHSGHMAPAPQPFMKSNQGQNLLFQNQTHSSQQQAQSKDMAPRFIKKGQLNADEISLRPAQSFILNKNQMPKLQPQIPTMIPPSAQPPRTSTPPLGQPPQLGLKTSPPPIQEKPQKTTKKPPPAREELLKMTENVVTTYLSSKNMNEAVNGVREMKAPKHFLPEMLSKMIICSLESPDEDREHVSTLINTLRMEGLVTGENFMQAFLNVLDQCPKIELDIPLVKSYLAQFAARAIIAELVSMAELAHPLENGTHFPLFLLCLQQMTKMKDREWLTDLFQQSKVNMQKMLPEIDQNKDRMLEILEGKGLSFLFPLMKLEKELLKQIIADPAPQTIYKWIKDNISPKLHTDKGFVNILMTSFLQYIIHEMYTTEGDDQLSAPTKEQLDQEKQLLLAFKPVMQKFLHEHVDLQVSALYALQVHCNTHAFPKGMLLRYFVNFYDMEIIEEEAFLAWKEDITQEFPGKGKALFQVNQWLTWLETAEEEESEEEAD; from the exons ATGCTGGGCAACATCAAATTCATCGGAGAACTTGGCAAACTCGATCTCATTCATGAGTCTATCCTTCATAAATGCATCAAAAC ACTTctggaaaagaagaaaagagtcCAACTTAAGGATATGGGGGAGGATTTGGAGTGCCTCTGTCAGATAATGAGAACTGTGGGGCCAAGGCTAGATCATGAGAAAGCCAAG TCTTTAATGGATCAGTACTACGGCCGTATGCGATCCTTAATGAACAATAAGGACTTGCCTGCTCGGATTCGTTTCCTGCTTCAGGATACCGTGGAGTTGCGAGAGAACAATTGGGTGCCTCGGAAAGCTTTTATTGATAATGGACCTAAGACTATCAACCAGATCCGCCAGGATGCAGTAAAG GACTTGGGTGTTTTTATTCCACCAATGTCTCAAGGAATTAGGACTGACTTCTTTCAAGAAAGTCCTTTCTTGCCGGCGAGAATTAAACCTGATCGAGAAACTCTTGGGGGATTAGCGGATATGTTTGGGCAGATGCCAG GCAGTGGGATTGGTACTGGCCCTGGGGTCATTCAGGACAGGTATTCCCCCACCATGGGCCGTCGCACAAATCCTCTTTTCAATGGGCACAGTGGCCACATGGCCCCTGCACCTCAGCCTTTCATGAAATCCAACCAG GGGCAGAATCTGCTTTTCCAGAACCAGACTCATTCATCTCAGCAGCAAGCTCAGTCTAAGGATATGGCGCCACGTTTTATCAAGAAAGGACAGCTGAATGCTGATGAG ATTAGCTTGAGACCTGCtcagtcattcattttaaacaaaaaccaaatgcCAAAGTTGCAGCCGCAGATACCTACCATGATTCCTCCAAGTGCTCAACCTCCACGCACCTCCACACCTCCGCTGGGACAG CCACCGCAACTTGGCCTGAAAACCAGCCCACCTCCAATTCAGGAGAAGCCACAGAAGACCACTAAGAAGCCACCGCCTGCTAGGGAGGAACTGCTTAAGATGACT GAGAATGTTGTGACCACttacttgagcagcaaaaacATGAACGAGGCGGTGAATGGGGTGCGAGAGATGAAAGCTCCCAAACACTTCCTGCCTGAGATGTTGAGTAAGATGATCATCTGCTCACTGGAGAGCCCAGATGAGGATCGAGAGCATGTCAGCACTCTGATCAACACACTCCGCATGGAGGGACTGGTCACAGGAGAGAACTTTATGCAG GCTTTTCTCAATGTTCTGGACCAGTGTCCCAAGATCGAGTTGGATATTCCATTGGTTAAGTCTTACCTGGCTCAGTTTGCTGCCCGGGCGATCATTGCTGAGCTTGTGAGCATGGCAGAGTTGGCCCACCCTCTGGAGAACGGCACCCactttcctctcttcctcctctgctTGCAGCAAATGACCAAAATGAAAGATCGGGAGTGGTTGACCGACCTGTTCCAGCAGAGCAAGGTCAACATGCAGAAGATGCTGCCAG AAATAGATCAAAACAAAGATCGTATGTTGGAGATTCTGGAGGGGAAGGGCCTGAGCTTCTTATTCCCTCTGATGAAGCTGGAGAAGGAGCTGCTGAAACAAATTATAGCAGATCCTGCCCCGCAAACCATCTACAAGTGGATCAAGGAcaacatttctccaaaactgCACACTGATAAGGGTTTCGTTAACATTCTTATGACCAG CTTTTTGCAGTACATTATCCATGAGATGTATACCACTGAAGGTGATGACCAATTATCTGCACCTACGAAAGAGCAGCTTGACCAGGAAAAACAGTTGCTACTTGCCTTCAAACCGGTGATGCAAAAATTCCTGCATGAACACGTGGACCTGCAAGTCAGTGCACTCTACGCACTCCAAGTCCACTGCAACACCCATGCTTTTCCCAAAG GAATGTTACTGCGCTACTTTGTCAACTTTTATGATATGGAGATAATTGAAGAAGAGGCCTTCCTTGCATGGAAAGAAGATATTACCCAGGAGTTTCCAGGGAAGGGAAAAGCATTGTTCCAG GTGAACCAGTGGCTCACCTGGCTGGAGACTGCGGAAGAGGAAGAGTCTGAGGAGGAAGCTGACTAA